A genomic window from Lineus longissimus chromosome 17, tnLinLong1.2, whole genome shotgun sequence includes:
- the LOC135501862 gene encoding guanine nucleotide-releasing factor 2-like isoform X2 — protein MSEFPSMMATADERCSSGMFLTVPAPDGFESDDYLSGASDSEETSKSPGSKVIQKAHSIRDKFFRRPSSSGMTPNKLIEIKSPKAKKVSRGSSFSEGTSVNEKKKKDQEVDRLKQDSMKVFNALKYTQDVVDKNILQQLPGSATIVLETIMDITTRLLNSYFSQESSVMISTFNQVYQSLANLIRWSDKVMMTADNQPVNKETATCIINAVSDGINELMKLSIDKLERQGSGNYKNRNIRNVNSVAAADKDRTSLPDIPLTPREKEILQQTQLPHFSFDVKQTDGQLNNNDNTDTPPPPKPPLPKDYVAVLRKSATYPPANSDQPPPLPEKRKSAASLESPTSPSLKDEVFAMFNKLSNECHASMPSSSPMGSTPLSVSPSSSVGSAGINKSREDLIADSSYRDTKSPSHTIDRPIDRQYSDYDNEPFQCDSYSPSQQYDRQVSDYENNVCDSSSGSVDEINQLTQQIQGLTTNIDNRTSQHAPPIPDKKTSLVYNANSDYDNIVNANPQDILSKMRENMGQSMSERLGKFGSSPGFPFQDMSFQGFQGSSMLSSNTAMMPSLQMSNPPAGDAVDLSSQMQLSTLKPMQTSSQMSSSSLHNFSVQKQLQHSSMLASRQVVQKKVVSSQTFHSSHQSSSQASFQSSSQQSFSQSSQRVTKSSYSSTKSASHIGENGNLLAGKETIKQETKAFGEASSTAVLPSGENITHSRSLAHDAKTYEEKEIDCTGDSPPRLRHKFAHQSKTLGINEMMTAEGTQREIITGGEVFAAVSDGESNGQAPPLPPKKKAIEAYMQTFAGYSQPNFLEFSRHSMLSNRFYQEQWHQKQVEFFTPFQRSNTISVSQLGRHSHEPILAREARNADELLLAPAIPPKRNRSFSSLTTSLSDQNLALFTPCQDQLKSQTESMCHHSPTKPQPLMAITMGRELPIKTNSLPETMVSDKPDVEQKRLSAPVGEEPVKEMPASTMESIVLTEDDVENEGLVHAMDVTEHIIKHEGDTHEIRGGPIDALIVHATSVGKNDWNDEVSNMLDHHFMYQEAFLTTYRTMISPGDLIKKLISRYNKFCYCSDDKKKRLSRNTFALVIRIVDELCNDISDTIIQDLSELVFQLLCDGELMLARALRKTLLEKCLIKQALDEANQQITYLPSIQVSTRQMTLLDFKSHDIAAQMTMLDAELFATIEIPEMLLWAREQKEDMSPNLTKFTEHFNKMSYWVRSRILEKNENKEREKYLVKFIKIMKELRKLKNFNSYLALLSAVDSAPIRRLEWHKQIMDTLKEMSELINSSSSFKVYRQVLAETEPPCIPYIGLILQDLTFIHIGNQDLLPDGSVNFTKRWQQFNILEAFRRFKKAHYKHPKNKNIVTFFNDFDDHLSEESLWQISESIKPRGGKKS, from the exons ATGTCAGAATTCCCATCTATGATGGCGACGGCTGATGAACGTTGCAGTAGCGGTATGTTTCTTACTGTTCCCGCTCCTGATGGCTTTGAATCGGATGACTATCTCTCCGGGGCTTCAGACTCTGAAG AGACTTCAAAATCTCCCGGGTCAAAGGTCATCCAGAAGGCGCATTCCATCCGTGACAAATTCTTCCGTCGTCCGTCCTCGAGTGGAATGACTCCAAACAAACTCATTGAGATAAAGTCACCAAAGGCGAAGAAGGTTTCTCGTGGGTCGAGTTTCAGTGAGGGGACCTCGGTGAacgaaaagaagaagaaagatcaG gagGTGGACCGGCTCAAACAGGATAGTATGAAAGTGTTCAACGCATTGAAATACACGCAGGACGTTGTCGATAAGAATATCCTTCAGCAGCTGCCAGGGAGCGCCACCATCGTCCTGGAGACGATCATGGACATCACTACGAGGCTGCTCAACAGTTATTTTAGCCAGGAGAG TTCGGTGATGATCTCAACGTTCAACCAGGTCTACCAGAGCCTCGCCAACCTCATCCGCTGGTCAGATAAGGTGATGATGACGGCAGACAACCAGCCAGTCAACAAGGAGACAGCCACCTGCATCATCAATGCTGTCAGTGATGGCATTAAT GAACTTATGAAGCTCTCGATCGACAAGCTGGAGCGGCAGGGATCAGGCAACTACAAGAATAGAAACATTCGCAACGTCAACTCAGTCGCCGCTGCTGATAAGGACAG GACCTCCCTCCCGGACATCCCTCTCACACCACGTGAGAAGGAAATCCTCCAACAGACGCAGTTGCCACATTTTAGCTTCGACGTGAAACAAACAGATGGCCAGCTCAATAATAATGACAACACGGACACACCTCCTCCTCCAAAACCTCCTCTCCCTAAAGACTACGTGGCGGTCCTCAGGAAAAG TGCGACCTACCCCCCGGCCAATTCTGACCAGCCGCCACCGCTGCCAGAAAAACGAAAATCAGCTGCCTCACTAGAATCTCCCACTTCACCCTCGCTGAAAGACGAAGTGTTTGCAATGTTTAACAAGCTTTCCAACGAATGCCACGCTTCGATGCCGAGTTCATCTCCGATGGGTTCAACACCTCTCAGTGTCTCACCGAGCAGTAGTGTCGGCTCAGCGGGGATCAATAAATCACGTGAGGACTTGATAGCGGACAGTTCATATCGTGATACAAAGAGCCCTTCACACACCATCGATCGACCAATCGATAGGCAGTATTctgattatgataatgagccaTTTCAGTGTGATTCTTACAGTCCAAGTCAGCAATATGATCGACAGGTCTCCGATTATGAAAACAATGTCTGTGATTCCAGTAGCGGGTCGGTTGATGAGATTAACCAACTCACCCAACAAATACAAGGCTTGACGACGAATATTGACAATAGAACTTCCCAGCATGCACCACCGATCCCGGATAAAAAGACGAGTCTGGTCTACAATGCCAACTCGGACTATGATAACATAGTGAACGCAAACCCACAGGATATTCTGAGTAAAATGAGAGAGAATATGGGTCAAAGTATGTCCGAGCGGTTGGGCAAGTTTGGTAGCTCACCAGGATTCCCGTTTCAGGATATGTCGTTCCAAGGTTTCCAAGGTTCATCTATGCTCAGTAGCAACACGGCCATGATGCCATCTCTACAGATGTCTAATCCACCAGCCGGTGACGCGGTAGACTTAAGCAGCCAGATGCAGCTGTCTACGTTGAAACCAATGCAGACATCCTCCCAGATGAGCTCATCCAGTTTGCATAATTTCTCAGTCCAGAAACAGCTTCAGCATTCATCAATGTTGGCGTCACGTCAGGTCGTGCAGAAGAAAGTGGTCTCATCGCAGACTTTTCATTCGTCTCACCAGTCGTCCTCACAGGCTTCGTTTCAGTCTTCCTCCCAGCAGTCTTTCTCTCAATCATCACAACGCGTCACTAAGTCGTCTTACTCCTCCACAAAATCTGCCTCACACATCGGGGAGAACGGGAATCTCCTCGCTGGCAAGGAAACCATCAAACAAGAGACGAAGGCATTCGGGGAGGCAAGCAGCACTGCCGTACTGCCCTCTGGTGAGAATATCACACACTCTCGCTCCCTCGCTCACGATGCCAAGACTTACGAGGAGAAGGAGATTGATTGTACAGGAGATAGTCCACCAAGATTGAGACACAAGTTTGCACATCAATCTAAGACTTTGGGGATTAATGAAATGATGACAGCGGAGGGGACACAACGTGAGATCATCACCGGAGGAGAGGTGTTTGCCGCTGTCTCAGACGGCGAGAGTAATGGCCAGGCACCGCCACTGCCGCCCAAGAAGAAAGCAA TTGAGGCGTACATGCAGACATTTGCTGGGTATTCTCAGCCGAACTTCCTTGAGTTTAGCCGCCATTCGATGTTGTCAAACCGGTTCTATCAGGAACAATGGCACCAGAAACAGGTTGAGTTCTTCACACCGTTCCAGCGCTCCAATACAATCAGTGTATCACAG CTTGGTCGGCATTCTCATGAGCCTATCCTAGCGCGAGAGGCACGGAATGCAGATGAATTACTTCTCGCTCCAGCGATACCGCCCAAGAGAAACAGG TCGTTCTCGTCACTGACGACGAGCCTGTCAGATCAAAACCTGGCGCTCTTCACGCCATGCCAAGATCAACTGAAG TCTCAGACAGAGTCGATGTGCCATCACTCACCGACCAAGCCGCAGCCTCTCATGGCCATCACGATGGGCCGGGAACTGCCCATCAAGACAAACAGCTTACCAGAGACCATGGTGTCTGACAAGCCTGATGT GGAACAAAAGCGACTATCAGCACCAGTCGGTGAGGAGCCTGTGAAAGAGATGCCAGCATCAACGATGGAGTCTATCGTGTTGACCGAGGATGATGTGGAGAATGAGGGACTCGTACATGCCATGGATGTCACTGAACACATCATCAAACACGAG GGGGATACTCATGAAATCCGAGGTGGGCCGATTGATGCTCTCATTGTCCATGCTACGAGTGTTGGCAAAAATG ACTGGAATGACGAAG TGTCAAACATGCTTGATCATC ATTTCATGTACCAGGAGGCGTTCCTGACCACGTATCGCACCATGATCTCCCCTGGTGACCTCATCAAGAAGCTCATCTCACGCTATAATAAATTCTGCTACTGCAGTGACGATAAGAAGAAGAGATTATCGAGGAATACGTTTGCTCTGGTGATCAGAATCGTAGATGAACTCTG CAATGATATAAGTGACACCATTATCCAAGATCTCTCTGAACTCGTATTCCAACTGCTGTGTGATGGAGAGTTGATGCTGGCCCGTGCTTTACGGAAGACGCTCCTTGAGAAGTGCCTGATAAAACAAGCATTAGACGAAGCCAACCAGCAAATCACATACCTGCCGTCAATACAAGTCTCAACACGGCAGATGACGCTGCTAGatttcaagtcacatgacattGCTGCTCAGATGACCATGTTGGATGCCGAGCTGTTTGCTACGATTGAG ATTCCTGAGATGTTACTCTGGGCCAGAGAGCAAAAGGAAGACATGAGTCCAAACTTGACCAAGTTCACCGAACATTTCAACAAGATGTCGTACTGGGTGCGATCGAGGATCTtggagaaaaatgaaaataaagagcGTGAGAAATATCTCGTCAAATTCATCAAGATTATGAAG GAGCTGAGAAAGTTAAAGAACTTCAATTCGTACCTGGCATTGTTGTCTGCCGTTGACTCAGCCCCGATCAGGCGGCTTGAGTGGCACAAACAGATCATGGAT ACTTTAAAGGAAATGTCGGAACTGATCAACAGTTCATCGTCGTTCAAGGTTTATCGTCAGGTGCTAGCAGAGACAGAGCCACCTTGTATCCCTTATAT TGGTCTGATCCTGCAAGACCTGACGTTCATCCACATCGGCAACCAAGACTTGCTCCCGGATGGCAGTGTCAACTTCACAAAGCGCTGGCAGCAGTTCAATATCCTTGAGGCATTTCGCAGGTTTAAGAAGGC TCACTACAAGCACCCAAAGAACAAGAACATTGTGACATTCTTCAATGACTTCGACGACCATCTGTCGGAGGAATCGCTTTGGCAAATCTCCGAAAGTATAAAGCCACGTGGAGGAAAGAAGTCATAG
- the LOC135501862 gene encoding guanine nucleotide-releasing factor 2-like isoform X9, with protein sequence MSEFPSMMATADERCSSGMFLTVPAPDGFESDDYLSGASDSEETSKSPGSKVIQKAHSIRDKFFRRPSSSGMTPNKLIEIKSPKAKKVSRGSSFSEGTSVNEKKKKDQEVDRLKQDSMKVFNALKYTQDVVDKNILQQLPGSATIVLETIMDITTRLLNSYFSQESSVMISTFNQVYQSLANLIRWSDKVMMTADNQPVNKETATCIINAVSDGINELMKLSIDKLERQGSGNYKNRNIRNVNSVAAADKDSSATYPPANSDQPPPLPEKRKSAASLESPTSPSLKDEVFAMFNKLSNECHASMPSSSPMGSTPLSVSPSSSVGSAGINKSREDLIADSSYRDTKSPSHTIDRPIDRQYSDYDNEPFQCDSYSPSQQYDRQVSDYENNVCDSSSGSVDEINQLTQQIQGLTTNIDNRTSQHAPPIPDKKTSLVYNANSDYDNIVNANPQDILSKMRENMGQSMSERLGKFGSSPGFPFQDMSFQGFQGSSMLSSNTAMMPSLQMSNPPAGDAVDLSSQMQLSTLKPMQTSSQMSSSSLHNFSVQKQLQHSSMLASRQVVQKKVVSSQTFHSSHQSSSQASFQSSSQQSFSQSSQRVTKSSYSSTKSASHIGENGNLLAGKETIKQETKAFGEASSTAVLPSGENITHSRSLAHDAKTYEEKEIDCTGDSPPRLRHKFAHQSKTLGINEMMTAEGTQREIITGGEVFAAVSDGESNGQAPPLPPKKKAIEAYMQTFAGYSQPNFLEFSRHSMLSNRFYQEQWHQKQVEFFTPFQRSNTISVSQLGRHSHEPILAREARNADELLLAPAIPPKRNRSFSSLTTSLSDQNLALFTPCQDQLKSQTESMCHHSPTKPQPLMAITMGRELPIKTNSLPETMVSDKPDVEQKRLSAPVGEEPVKEMPASTMESIVLTEDDVENEGLVHAMDVTEHIIKHEGDTHEIRGGPIDALIVHATSVGKNDWNDEVSNMLDHHFMYQEAFLTTYRTMISPGDLIKKLISRYNKFCYCSDDKKKRLSRNTFALVIRIVDELCNDISDTIIQDLSELVFQLLCDGELMLARALRKTLLEKCLIKQALDEANQQITYLPSIQVSTRQMTLLDFKSHDIAAQMTMLDAELFATIEIPEMLLWAREQKEDMSPNLTKFTEHFNKMSYWVRSRILEKNENKEREKYLVKFIKIMKELRKLKNFNSYLALLSAVDSAPIRRLEWHKQIMDTLKEMSELINSSSSFKVYRQVLAETEPPCIPYIGLILQDLTFIHIGNQDLLPDGSVNFTKRWQQFNILEAFRRFKKAHYKHPKNKNIVTFFNDFDDHLSEESLWQISESIKPRGGKKS encoded by the exons ATGTCAGAATTCCCATCTATGATGGCGACGGCTGATGAACGTTGCAGTAGCGGTATGTTTCTTACTGTTCCCGCTCCTGATGGCTTTGAATCGGATGACTATCTCTCCGGGGCTTCAGACTCTGAAG AGACTTCAAAATCTCCCGGGTCAAAGGTCATCCAGAAGGCGCATTCCATCCGTGACAAATTCTTCCGTCGTCCGTCCTCGAGTGGAATGACTCCAAACAAACTCATTGAGATAAAGTCACCAAAGGCGAAGAAGGTTTCTCGTGGGTCGAGTTTCAGTGAGGGGACCTCGGTGAacgaaaagaagaagaaagatcaG gagGTGGACCGGCTCAAACAGGATAGTATGAAAGTGTTCAACGCATTGAAATACACGCAGGACGTTGTCGATAAGAATATCCTTCAGCAGCTGCCAGGGAGCGCCACCATCGTCCTGGAGACGATCATGGACATCACTACGAGGCTGCTCAACAGTTATTTTAGCCAGGAGAG TTCGGTGATGATCTCAACGTTCAACCAGGTCTACCAGAGCCTCGCCAACCTCATCCGCTGGTCAGATAAGGTGATGATGACGGCAGACAACCAGCCAGTCAACAAGGAGACAGCCACCTGCATCATCAATGCTGTCAGTGATGGCATTAAT GAACTTATGAAGCTCTCGATCGACAAGCTGGAGCGGCAGGGATCAGGCAACTACAAGAATAGAAACATTCGCAACGTCAACTCAGTCGCCGCTGCTGATAAGGACAG CAGTGCGACCTACCCCCCGGCCAATTCTGACCAGCCGCCACCGCTGCCAGAAAAACGAAAATCAGCTGCCTCACTAGAATCTCCCACTTCACCCTCGCTGAAAGACGAAGTGTTTGCAATGTTTAACAAGCTTTCCAACGAATGCCACGCTTCGATGCCGAGTTCATCTCCGATGGGTTCAACACCTCTCAGTGTCTCACCGAGCAGTAGTGTCGGCTCAGCGGGGATCAATAAATCACGTGAGGACTTGATAGCGGACAGTTCATATCGTGATACAAAGAGCCCTTCACACACCATCGATCGACCAATCGATAGGCAGTATTctgattatgataatgagccaTTTCAGTGTGATTCTTACAGTCCAAGTCAGCAATATGATCGACAGGTCTCCGATTATGAAAACAATGTCTGTGATTCCAGTAGCGGGTCGGTTGATGAGATTAACCAACTCACCCAACAAATACAAGGCTTGACGACGAATATTGACAATAGAACTTCCCAGCATGCACCACCGATCCCGGATAAAAAGACGAGTCTGGTCTACAATGCCAACTCGGACTATGATAACATAGTGAACGCAAACCCACAGGATATTCTGAGTAAAATGAGAGAGAATATGGGTCAAAGTATGTCCGAGCGGTTGGGCAAGTTTGGTAGCTCACCAGGATTCCCGTTTCAGGATATGTCGTTCCAAGGTTTCCAAGGTTCATCTATGCTCAGTAGCAACACGGCCATGATGCCATCTCTACAGATGTCTAATCCACCAGCCGGTGACGCGGTAGACTTAAGCAGCCAGATGCAGCTGTCTACGTTGAAACCAATGCAGACATCCTCCCAGATGAGCTCATCCAGTTTGCATAATTTCTCAGTCCAGAAACAGCTTCAGCATTCATCAATGTTGGCGTCACGTCAGGTCGTGCAGAAGAAAGTGGTCTCATCGCAGACTTTTCATTCGTCTCACCAGTCGTCCTCACAGGCTTCGTTTCAGTCTTCCTCCCAGCAGTCTTTCTCTCAATCATCACAACGCGTCACTAAGTCGTCTTACTCCTCCACAAAATCTGCCTCACACATCGGGGAGAACGGGAATCTCCTCGCTGGCAAGGAAACCATCAAACAAGAGACGAAGGCATTCGGGGAGGCAAGCAGCACTGCCGTACTGCCCTCTGGTGAGAATATCACACACTCTCGCTCCCTCGCTCACGATGCCAAGACTTACGAGGAGAAGGAGATTGATTGTACAGGAGATAGTCCACCAAGATTGAGACACAAGTTTGCACATCAATCTAAGACTTTGGGGATTAATGAAATGATGACAGCGGAGGGGACACAACGTGAGATCATCACCGGAGGAGAGGTGTTTGCCGCTGTCTCAGACGGCGAGAGTAATGGCCAGGCACCGCCACTGCCGCCCAAGAAGAAAGCAA TTGAGGCGTACATGCAGACATTTGCTGGGTATTCTCAGCCGAACTTCCTTGAGTTTAGCCGCCATTCGATGTTGTCAAACCGGTTCTATCAGGAACAATGGCACCAGAAACAGGTTGAGTTCTTCACACCGTTCCAGCGCTCCAATACAATCAGTGTATCACAG CTTGGTCGGCATTCTCATGAGCCTATCCTAGCGCGAGAGGCACGGAATGCAGATGAATTACTTCTCGCTCCAGCGATACCGCCCAAGAGAAACAGG TCGTTCTCGTCACTGACGACGAGCCTGTCAGATCAAAACCTGGCGCTCTTCACGCCATGCCAAGATCAACTGAAG TCTCAGACAGAGTCGATGTGCCATCACTCACCGACCAAGCCGCAGCCTCTCATGGCCATCACGATGGGCCGGGAACTGCCCATCAAGACAAACAGCTTACCAGAGACCATGGTGTCTGACAAGCCTGATGT GGAACAAAAGCGACTATCAGCACCAGTCGGTGAGGAGCCTGTGAAAGAGATGCCAGCATCAACGATGGAGTCTATCGTGTTGACCGAGGATGATGTGGAGAATGAGGGACTCGTACATGCCATGGATGTCACTGAACACATCATCAAACACGAG GGGGATACTCATGAAATCCGAGGTGGGCCGATTGATGCTCTCATTGTCCATGCTACGAGTGTTGGCAAAAATG ACTGGAATGACGAAG TGTCAAACATGCTTGATCATC ATTTCATGTACCAGGAGGCGTTCCTGACCACGTATCGCACCATGATCTCCCCTGGTGACCTCATCAAGAAGCTCATCTCACGCTATAATAAATTCTGCTACTGCAGTGACGATAAGAAGAAGAGATTATCGAGGAATACGTTTGCTCTGGTGATCAGAATCGTAGATGAACTCTG CAATGATATAAGTGACACCATTATCCAAGATCTCTCTGAACTCGTATTCCAACTGCTGTGTGATGGAGAGTTGATGCTGGCCCGTGCTTTACGGAAGACGCTCCTTGAGAAGTGCCTGATAAAACAAGCATTAGACGAAGCCAACCAGCAAATCACATACCTGCCGTCAATACAAGTCTCAACACGGCAGATGACGCTGCTAGatttcaagtcacatgacattGCTGCTCAGATGACCATGTTGGATGCCGAGCTGTTTGCTACGATTGAG ATTCCTGAGATGTTACTCTGGGCCAGAGAGCAAAAGGAAGACATGAGTCCAAACTTGACCAAGTTCACCGAACATTTCAACAAGATGTCGTACTGGGTGCGATCGAGGATCTtggagaaaaatgaaaataaagagcGTGAGAAATATCTCGTCAAATTCATCAAGATTATGAAG GAGCTGAGAAAGTTAAAGAACTTCAATTCGTACCTGGCATTGTTGTCTGCCGTTGACTCAGCCCCGATCAGGCGGCTTGAGTGGCACAAACAGATCATGGAT ACTTTAAAGGAAATGTCGGAACTGATCAACAGTTCATCGTCGTTCAAGGTTTATCGTCAGGTGCTAGCAGAGACAGAGCCACCTTGTATCCCTTATAT TGGTCTGATCCTGCAAGACCTGACGTTCATCCACATCGGCAACCAAGACTTGCTCCCGGATGGCAGTGTCAACTTCACAAAGCGCTGGCAGCAGTTCAATATCCTTGAGGCATTTCGCAGGTTTAAGAAGGC TCACTACAAGCACCCAAAGAACAAGAACATTGTGACATTCTTCAATGACTTCGACGACCATCTGTCGGAGGAATCGCTTTGGCAAATCTCCGAAAGTATAAAGCCACGTGGAGGAAAGAAGTCATAG